The following proteins are co-located in the Gloeocapsa sp. PCC 7428 genome:
- a CDS encoding NAD(P)H-quinone oxidoreductase subunit 5 codes for MEAIYQYAWLVPVLPLVGAMLVGLGLISFNQVTNRARQLNAVFVVSLLGAAMFLSVALLVSQFQGHAPYVRTLEWAAAGNFHLTMGYTIDHLTALMLVIVTTVAFLVMVYTDGYMAHDPGYVRFYAYLSLFSSSMLGLVVSPNIVQIYIFWELVGMCSYLLVGFWYDRPAAADACQKAFVTNRVGDFGLLLGILGLYWATGSFEFEAIGDRLQTLVETGSLSSILAALFAILVFLGPVAKSAQFPLHVWLPDAMEGPTPISALIHAATMVAAGVFLIARMYPVFEGIPAAMNVIAFTGAFTAFLGATIAITQNDIKKGLAYSTISQLGYMVMAMGVGAYSAGLFHLMTHAYFKAMLFLGSGSVIHGMEAVVGHDPALAQDMRMMGGLRKFMPITAVTFLIGTLAISGIPPFAGFWSKDEILGSAFAANPFLWFVGWLTAGITAFYMFRMYFSTFEGKFRGNQTEIRQKLQSAAANTLMSPSPLAPNFGPGAMDTRELATLSDAHGHGHSEHPHESPWTMTLPLVALAIPSIFIGLVGTPYANYFEEFIYPPSETLAEVIEKVAEFDQTEFFIMAGSSVGISLIGITLASLMYLFGKIDPAAIASSIKPLYELSLNKWYFDDIYHQIFVLGSRRLARQVMEVDYRVVDGAVNLTGFFTLISGEGLKYLENGRAQFYALIVFGAVLGLVIVFGVT; via the coding sequence GGTCGGTCTTGGGTTAATCTCGTTTAATCAGGTGACGAACCGCGCGCGACAATTAAATGCGGTATTTGTCGTCTCCTTGCTAGGTGCAGCAATGTTTCTCTCTGTAGCATTGCTTGTCAGTCAATTCCAAGGACACGCGCCTTACGTCCGCACGTTAGAATGGGCAGCCGCAGGAAACTTTCACCTGACAATGGGCTACACCATTGACCACCTTACCGCTCTGATGTTGGTAATCGTCACCACAGTCGCTTTTTTGGTGATGGTATACACCGATGGCTATATGGCTCATGACCCAGGGTATGTACGCTTTTATGCATATCTGAGCCTGTTTAGCTCATCGATGTTAGGTTTGGTTGTTAGCCCCAACATCGTTCAGATTTATATTTTCTGGGAACTTGTAGGGATGTGCTCGTACCTACTCGTTGGCTTCTGGTACGATCGCCCAGCCGCAGCAGATGCGTGCCAAAAGGCATTTGTTACCAACCGTGTCGGCGACTTTGGCTTACTACTGGGAATTCTAGGCTTGTACTGGGCAACCGGTAGTTTCGAGTTTGAGGCAATCGGCGATCGCTTGCAAACGTTAGTAGAAACAGGATCGCTTAGTAGTATCCTTGCTGCCCTCTTTGCAATTCTCGTCTTCTTAGGTCCTGTCGCTAAATCGGCTCAATTTCCACTGCACGTTTGGCTACCAGATGCAATGGAAGGTCCGACTCCAATTTCAGCATTAATCCACGCCGCGACAATGGTTGCTGCTGGAGTATTTTTGATTGCGCGGATGTACCCCGTCTTTGAAGGTATACCCGCCGCGATGAATGTCATTGCTTTTACAGGCGCGTTTACTGCGTTTTTAGGGGCAACGATCGCCATCACGCAAAATGACATCAAAAAAGGCTTAGCCTACTCGACAATTTCTCAGTTGGGCTACATGGTGATGGCAATGGGCGTCGGCGCATACAGCGCGGGCTTGTTCCACCTGATGACGCACGCGTATTTTAAAGCGATGCTGTTTCTCGGTTCAGGTTCTGTGATTCACGGTATGGAAGCCGTTGTCGGACACGATCCTGCTTTGGCGCAAGATATGCGAATGATGGGGGGATTGCGGAAATTTATGCCAATTACCGCCGTAACCTTTTTGATTGGCACGTTGGCAATTAGCGGTATTCCACCCTTCGCAGGTTTCTGGTCTAAAGATGAAATTTTGGGTTCTGCCTTTGCCGCCAATCCCTTTTTGTGGTTTGTTGGTTGGTTAACAGCGGGAATCACTGCCTTTTATATGTTTCGGATGTACTTTTCCACGTTTGAAGGTAAATTCCGTGGCAATCAAACCGAAATTCGCCAAAAGCTGCAATCTGCCGCAGCAAATACGTTAATGAGTCCTTCGCCGCTTGCACCTAACTTTGGTCCTGGGGCAATGGATACGCGCGAACTCGCAACTTTATCCGATGCGCACGGTCATGGACACAGCGAACATCCCCACGAGTCCCCTTGGACGATGACGCTACCGCTAGTAGCCCTCGCCATTCCTTCAATCTTTATCGGTTTGGTAGGCACTCCTTATGCTAACTACTTCGAGGAATTCATCTATCCTCCGAGTGAAACGCTAGCCGAAGTGATCGAAAAAGTCGCCGAGTTCGATCAAACCGAATTTTTCATCATGGCAGGTAGTTCAGTCGGTATTTCCTTGATTGGCATTACCTTAGCGTCGTTGATGTACTTGTTCGGTAAGATTGACCCCGCCGCGATCGCCTCATCAATCAAGCCACTTTATGAACTTTCCCTCAACAAGTGGTACTTTGATGACATTTACCATCAAATCTTTGTCTTAGGTAGCCGCCGTCTTGCGCGACAAGTGATGGAAGTTGACTATCGCGTTGTTGATGGTGCGGTTAACTTGACAGGCTTCTTCACACTCATTAGTGGTGAAGGCTTGAAATACCTAGAAAATGGTCGCGCTCAATTCTATGCCCTGATTGTATTTGGGGCTGTGTTAGGCTTAGTGATTGTTTTTGGTGTGACGTAA